A single region of the Lusitaniella coriacea LEGE 07157 genome encodes:
- a CDS encoding sugar kinase, whose amino-acid sequence MSHHCLFIGMIALDFIYLVEEFPKPNEKIVALEGAIAAGGPATNAAVTCAALGSRATLVGAVGNATHSNLIRADLAAHNVQLLDLATPDCADPPVSSIIVTKSTGDRAVVSLNATRAQIPPQQLPEDLLRGVDLILLDGHQMKLSRAIAPQAKAQNIPIVLDGGSWKPGLEDVLPFVDYAICSGDFYPPNCTNSTEVFAYLSHLNIPHIAITQGEKPIQYRSQGKTGTIEIQKIKAIDTLGAGDIFHGAFAQAILQQPFPDALTTAAQIATYACQFFGTRSFFKNSDFLES is encoded by the coding sequence ATGTCCCATCACTGTCTGTTTATTGGCATGATTGCCCTGGATTTCATCTATTTAGTCGAGGAGTTTCCAAAGCCTAATGAAAAAATTGTAGCCTTAGAGGGCGCGATCGCGGCAGGAGGGCCCGCAACCAATGCCGCCGTTACCTGTGCTGCTTTGGGGAGTCGCGCAACCCTGGTGGGTGCAGTGGGCAACGCAACCCATAGTAATTTGATTCGCGCCGACTTAGCCGCCCATAATGTGCAATTGCTCGATCTCGCCACGCCAGACTGTGCCGACCCCCCCGTTTCCTCGATTATCGTCACAAAATCCACAGGCGATCGCGCGGTAGTTTCCCTCAATGCAACTCGCGCCCAAATCCCCCCACAGCAGCTCCCAGAAGACCTTTTAAGGGGGGTCGATCTGATTTTGCTCGACGGGCATCAAATGAAATTAAGTCGCGCGATCGCGCCCCAAGCAAAGGCACAGAACATTCCCATTGTTCTCGATGGCGGAAGTTGGAAACCGGGACTCGAAGACGTGTTGCCCTTCGTAGACTACGCAATCTGTTCCGGCGACTTTTACCCCCCCAACTGTACCAATTCCACCGAAGTCTTCGCCTACCTCTCCCATCTCAACATTCCCCACATCGCCATTACCCAAGGGGAAAAACCCATTCAATACCGCAGTCAAGGTAAAACAGGAACCATCGAAATTCAAAAAATAAAAGCCATTGATACCCTCGGTGCGGGGGATATTTTTCACGGTGCATTTGCCCAGGCAATTCTCCAGCAACCCTTTCCCGATGCACTCACAACCGCCGCCCAGATTGCCACCTATGCCTGTCAATTCTTCGGCACGCGATCGTTTTTTAAAAATAGCGATTTTCTTGAAAGTTAA
- a CDS encoding family 10 glycosylhydrolase: MSSGFSPNEPSSKALNLDRIHHQHTPPFSLIWQRSRTLLSRLVRGSALTLICTLSPLAAVARDGRLAVVRSPENASQWAGITSRLQQAGVSYCTIELGDANPDAQLRSDIAVFFFPNIETMSGSQVILLQSWLSKGGGAIVSGPTGNLSQPEVRNQLRSLLGAYWGFPLTTPATLQPLRVKSQAWASQLGLSSTIKGGVMIPVGLDSQTAAVWQADGTPPAIVVTPQTTFLGWRWGVDRVSSSELDVAWLKAALSRYGNLSGGGSSAPSCLTSGGSTRELPTPPPAPPNITPQRPTPQSPPQSRNTPQRPISQNPPQPPVTLRPPNLNEQLIIEPEAEQPRSQPRGRRGTAISRAQTRQMQQELENLIGRLESALLLAAATEQENMSVSDAAERFQAADKATNPSPEPRATLVAREARTGLQTFLQLIDRGQYNQARQQWERVRDRVLASYPVDQPVNYPEIRAMWLDRGTIVRAKSEADLARIFDRLASAGINTIFFETVNASYSIYPSEIAPEQNPLVQGWDPLEAAVKLARDRGMELHAWVWIFAAANKRHNSVLGQPSNYPGPVLSRHPDWAMRDRAGNLFHPKTQKAFFDPANPEVQEYLLSLLEEIATRYDVDGIQLDYIRYPFGGTQVNHTYGYGTAARSQFRERTGVDPVSLTTNHPLWNQWAAFRIEQVDRFVAQASEQLRAEHPEIVLSAAVFPTPPTERLVSIQQGWETWIRNHQIDLLVPMTYALETEAFQDITAPLFTQRQRGSTLLLPGIRLLRLPPLIAVDQVQLLRDLPSGGYALFAFENLGLELQTILRRTQGKQPNPLPYRQPFQTANLRYQALQREWVFLLANQQLSIESDSLQEWGKQADGLATALQNVSDAPNPRNVRLAKSALFAFERQFGTWMSQHAQTQPYQVQAWENRLQSLERLLLYGERIRERS, encoded by the coding sequence GTGAGTAGCGGTTTCAGCCCCAACGAACCATCCTCAAAAGCTTTAAATCTCGATCGAATTCATCACCAACACACTCCTCCATTTTCTCTGATTTGGCAACGCTCTCGAACTCTCCTGTCGCGCCTTGTTCGAGGCTCTGCATTAACCCTAATCTGTACGCTATCTCCTTTGGCTGCCGTTGCAAGAGATGGTCGGCTTGCGGTGGTCAGAAGCCCCGAAAATGCGTCCCAATGGGCGGGAATTACTTCGCGCTTGCAACAAGCGGGAGTCAGTTATTGCACGATTGAACTCGGCGATGCCAACCCCGACGCTCAATTGCGCAGCGATATTGCCGTTTTCTTTTTCCCCAATATTGAAACCATGAGTGGGTCGCAAGTGATTCTACTGCAATCCTGGTTGAGTAAAGGTGGCGGTGCAATTGTGAGCGGGCCCACGGGAAATTTGTCTCAACCGGAAGTTCGCAATCAATTAAGATCGCTCCTCGGTGCCTATTGGGGATTTCCCCTCACGACTCCTGCAACCCTGCAACCCCTGAGAGTGAAAAGTCAAGCTTGGGCGAGCCAATTGGGTCTGTCCAGTACGATTAAAGGGGGCGTAATGATTCCGGTTGGGTTGGACAGTCAAACGGCGGCGGTGTGGCAAGCAGACGGTACGCCTCCGGCAATTGTTGTCACGCCTCAGACAACGTTTTTAGGGTGGCGTTGGGGTGTGGATAGGGTTTCTTCTAGCGAGTTGGATGTTGCTTGGCTCAAGGCTGCGTTGAGTCGTTATGGGAATCTTTCTGGTGGCGGTTCGTCTGCGCCGAGTTGTTTGACTTCGGGGGGATCGACTCGCGAGTTGCCAACGCCTCCTCCTGCACCTCCCAATATTACGCCACAGCGCCCAACGCCTCAAAGTCCACCCCAGTCGAGAAATACGCCACAGCGACCCATTTCTCAAAATCCCCCGCAACCTCCTGTCACCCTTCGCCCGCCCAATTTGAACGAACAACTGATTATCGAACCGGAGGCGGAACAACCGCGCTCTCAACCCCGTGGCAGGCGCGGGACAGCCATCTCTCGCGCTCAAACGCGGCAAATGCAGCAAGAGTTGGAAAATCTGATCGGTCGCTTGGAGAGCGCCCTATTATTGGCGGCGGCGACAGAGCAGGAAAATATGTCGGTGAGCGATGCCGCAGAACGGTTTCAAGCGGCGGATAAAGCGACAAATCCTTCCCCAGAACCGCGTGCAACGCTGGTGGCGCGGGAGGCGAGAACGGGATTGCAAACATTCTTGCAACTCATCGATCGCGGTCAGTATAATCAAGCGCGGCAACAATGGGAACGAGTGCGCGATCGCGTGCTGGCTAGTTATCCGGTAGACCAACCGGTGAATTATCCCGAAATTCGGGCGATGTGGCTCGATCGCGGGACGATCGTTCGAGCTAAGTCTGAGGCAGATTTAGCAAGGATTTTCGACCGTTTGGCAAGTGCGGGGATTAACACCATTTTCTTCGAGACGGTGAATGCCAGCTACTCGATTTACCCCTCAGAAATTGCCCCGGAACAAAATCCCTTAGTGCAAGGATGGGACCCTTTAGAAGCGGCGGTTAAGTTGGCGCGCGATCGCGGAATGGAATTGCACGCTTGGGTTTGGATTTTTGCGGCGGCGAACAAACGCCATAACAGCGTGCTGGGACAACCCTCAAATTATCCAGGTCCCGTACTCTCGCGTCATCCAGATTGGGCAATGCGCGATCGCGCGGGGAATCTCTTTCACCCCAAAACCCAAAAAGCCTTTTTCGATCCCGCCAACCCAGAAGTCCAGGAATATTTACTCTCCCTACTCGAAGAAATTGCCACTCGCTACGACGTTGACGGCATTCAACTCGACTACATTCGCTATCCCTTTGGTGGGACTCAGGTCAACCACACCTATGGGTATGGGACTGCCGCGCGATCGCAGTTTCGCGAACGAACCGGAGTCGATCCCGTCAGCCTGACCACAAACCACCCCCTTTGGAATCAATGGGCAGCGTTTCGCATCGAGCAAGTCGATCGATTTGTAGCGCAAGCATCCGAACAACTCCGCGCCGAACACCCCGAAATCGTTCTCTCTGCGGCAGTTTTTCCCACCCCCCCAACAGAACGCTTAGTTAGCATTCAACAGGGTTGGGAAACTTGGATTAGAAACCATCAAATTGACCTGCTCGTTCCCATGACCTATGCCTTGGAAACCGAAGCATTTCAAGATATTACCGCTCCTCTGTTCACCCAACGACAACGGGGATCGACATTATTATTACCAGGGATTCGCCTCCTACGACTCCCTCCCCTCATTGCAGTCGATCAAGTGCAACTGCTGCGCGACTTACCCTCCGGAGGATACGCACTATTTGCTTTTGAAAATTTGGGTTTAGAGTTACAAACCATCCTACGCCGCACCCAAGGCAAACAGCCCAATCCCCTGCCTTACCGCCAACCCTTCCAAACCGCAAACTTACGCTATCAAGCATTACAGCGAGAATGGGTCTTTCTTCTAGCAAATCAACAACTCTCTATTGAGTCAGATTCTCTCCAGGAATGGGGAAAACAAGCAGATGGACTCGCCACTGCGTTGCAAAATGTGTCAGATGCGCCCAATCCCAGGAATGTGCGACTTGCAAAAAGCGCCCTCTTTGCCTTTGAACGGCAATTTGGAACCTGGATGAGCCAACACGCTCAAACGCAACCCTACCAAGTCCAAGCCTGGGAAAATCGCCTGCAATCCCTCGAACGCTTGTTACTCTACGGAGAACGGATTAGGGAGCGATCTTAA